In Dehalococcoidia bacterium, the following are encoded in one genomic region:
- the xseB gene encoding exodeoxyribonuclease VII small subunit: MDERLSFEEALKRLEKISQTMEGGGLRLEEAIGLFEEGMRLAKICNEQLNAAELKISQIQTLPEQGLEGKGESP; encoded by the coding sequence ATGGATGAACGGCTTTCCTTCGAAGAAGCGCTAAAGCGACTAGAGAAGATATCACAAACCATGGAGGGAGGCGGGCTGAGACTGGAGGAGGCCATCGGCCTCTTCGAGGAGGGAATGAGGCTTGCCAAGATATGCAATGAGCAACTGAATGCCGCCGAGCTCAAGATAAGCCAGATCCAAACTCTCCCTGAGCAAGGGCTAGAAGGCAAAGGCGAATCCCCTTGA
- a CDS encoding DUF6391 domain-containing protein: MNSDIITVLRQNHALEHATISLLTRKLDSSIRIMGMTTFDGFYIYGNLPSKAVREAATEGLVRLQGGERELAVSPLCGTNIVLAGIIAAVACLLALGSNNRGHRLPLAIMAAVGAIIIAQPAGRAAQKYVTTCSSLPDVTIKRITRRGSGRRILYKVETAHR; encoded by the coding sequence TGCCCTGGAGCATGCCACTATCTCCCTGTTGACCAGGAAGCTTGACTCAAGCATTAGGATAATGGGGATGACCACTTTTGACGGCTTTTATATCTATGGGAATCTTCCCAGCAAAGCGGTTCGTGAGGCAGCCACAGAGGGGCTGGTCCGCTTGCAGGGGGGTGAGCGAGAGCTTGCGGTTTCTCCCCTCTGCGGGACCAACATTGTACTAGCAGGGATTATAGCGGCGGTAGCTTGCCTTCTTGCGTTGGGGAGTAATAACCGGGGGCATCGGCTGCCACTGGCCATTATGGCGGCAGTCGGGGCGATCATCATTGCCCAGCCCGCAGGCAGGGCCGCTCAGAAGTATGTTACCACCTGTTCAAGCCTCCCCGATGTTACCATCAAGCGAATCACCCGCCGTGGTTCAGGCAGACGAATCCTCTACAAGGTAGAAACGGCCCATCGGTAG
- a CDS encoding PHP domain-containing protein gives MIRADLHLHTVYSDDSNTSLEQVIARCLEIGINCIAITDHNTIAGAVKLQRIAPFQVIVGDEIQTSSGEIIGYFLSEEIPKGLPAGDTARRIKEQGGLVGIPHPFDRLRNSTIHRQTLEEILPYIDIIEVLNSRLMLLRYSVRAERFAQAHGLLASAGSDAHTPGEIGNAYMEMPSFNDRDQFLTALAQGRVMGHRTAPWIHLQSTRVKLVKALRMTRPNSA, from the coding sequence TTGATAAGAGCCGACCTACACCTCCACACCGTTTACTCCGATGACTCCAATACATCGCTGGAGCAGGTTATCGCTCGCTGCCTCGAGATTGGAATCAACTGCATTGCCATAACCGACCACAATACCATAGCCGGTGCCGTTAAGCTGCAGCGGATCGCCCCATTCCAGGTTATCGTGGGCGATGAGATTCAAACCAGTTCTGGAGAGATCATTGGTTACTTTCTATCAGAGGAGATCCCCAAGGGGCTTCCCGCCGGGGACACGGCACGCAGGATCAAGGAGCAAGGCGGGCTGGTTGGCATCCCCCACCCCTTCGACCGCCTGCGGAACTCCACCATTCATCGTCAAACCCTGGAGGAAATACTGCCCTATATTGACATAATCGAGGTGCTCAATTCACGCCTCATGTTGCTCCGATACTCTGTTAGGGCTGAGCGCTTCGCTCAGGCGCACGGGCTTCTCGCTAGTGCCGGCAGCGACGCCCATACCCCTGGCGAGATTGGCAACGCCTATATGGAGATGCCAAGTTTCAACGACAGGGACCAGTTCCTAACCGCTCTTGCGCAGGGAAGGGTCATGGGGCATAGAACTGCCCCCTGGATTCACCTGCAGAGCACCAGGGTTAAATTGGTAAAGGCGCTTAGGATGACTAGGCCGAATTCAGCATGA
- a CDS encoding enoyl-CoA hydratase-related protein has protein sequence MAETIIYEKKGHIAYFTINRPEAMNAFDFATMRTFSEVTLRFRDDDEAWVAIITGAGDKAFSAGFDLKELIPGQDKLPSPGSGPPLIQRGLYIWKPFIAAINGVAMGGGLELALACDLRIAAENATFSVPEVKWNLIPGWGGTQRLPRMIPRAKAAEMLLTGDRIDANEAYRLGLVNKVVPASELMTAVEALASRIAQNGPLAVRAAKEAMIRGASMTLDEGMELELSLVDSLLDTEDAKEGPRAFAEKRKPEFKGR, from the coding sequence TTGGCAGAAACAATAATCTATGAGAAGAAGGGACATATTGCCTACTTTACCATAAATCGCCCCGAGGCAATGAACGCATTTGATTTTGCCACCATGAGGACATTCAGCGAGGTCACGTTAAGATTTCGTGATGATGATGAAGCCTGGGTAGCAATAATCACTGGGGCTGGCGATAAGGCGTTCTCCGCCGGTTTCGATCTTAAGGAGCTTATTCCGGGGCAGGATAAATTGCCATCTCCAGGCAGCGGGCCACCGCTCATCCAGCGGGGGCTCTATATCTGGAAACCCTTTATCGCAGCCATCAACGGCGTTGCCATGGGGGGCGGGCTGGAACTGGCTCTTGCCTGTGACCTGAGGATCGCCGCCGAAAATGCCACCTTCAGCGTTCCCGAGGTCAAGTGGAATCTGATCCCGGGCTGGGGGGGTACCCAGAGGCTGCCGCGGATGATACCACGGGCTAAGGCTGCCGAGATGCTGCTCACCGGCGATCGCATCGATGCCAACGAGGCCTACCGCCTGGGTCTGGTCAATAAGGTGGTTCCTGCCTCCGAGCTCATGACTGCGGTGGAGGCACTGGCCAGCAGGATTGCGCAGAACGGCCCCCTGGCGGTCAGGGCGGCCAAAGAGGCCATGATAAGGGGCGCCAGCATGACCCTCGATGAAGGTATGGAACTGGAACTAAGCCTGGTGGATTCACTGCTGGATACTGAGGATGCTAAGGAGGGTCCAAGAGCCTTTGCCGAAAAGAGGAAGCCGGAGTTCAAGGGAAGATAG
- the tig gene encoding trigger factor, translated as MKVKAERTENSQMVLEVEAEPEEVERSLEQAYHRLVKRAEVPGFRRGKAPRDMLENYVGRGALLESALEKLVPQLLSRAIEEQGIDVIAHPEIEITKADPVTFKAIVPLRPTVKLGSYRELDIAPETVTSSEEDVNRVIEQTRYRQAPWEPVERPVKFGDLVIIDIMGSVEGKPLLDRKDLEFQVQGGLPFPVPGFAEKLEGVERGEDMEFSISLPSDYGVSELSGKECYFKVRVSEIKEKKLPELNDEFARSIGQGFETLDALTDSVTENIRLVAEQSARRRHEEKVIDAVVEGSHVEFPPIFVEQEIDRFIAEQERDLSQNRMSLEDYLRISKKSRDEFREELRPVASGQVARSIVISKVAEAEDIAVSDEEIDGEVAEMVMGAGEQGEALKKLFQSAEARQSLERMLVSRKTIERLVEIASGGAESIPGIAAATSGDDKATSGEPELISGQSEVM; from the coding sequence GTGAAGGTTAAGGCAGAGCGAACAGAAAATAGCCAGATGGTGCTTGAGGTGGAGGCGGAGCCTGAGGAGGTAGAGCGCTCTCTGGAACAGGCCTATCATCGCCTGGTAAAGCGGGCCGAAGTACCCGGTTTTCGCCGCGGGAAGGCGCCCCGGGATATGCTGGAGAACTATGTGGGCAGGGGGGCACTCCTGGAGAGTGCACTGGAGAAGCTGGTTCCGCAACTGCTGAGCCGGGCTATCGAGGAGCAGGGGATCGATGTTATCGCTCATCCTGAGATCGAGATTACCAAGGCTGACCCCGTGACCTTTAAAGCTATCGTACCGTTACGTCCCACTGTGAAGCTGGGGAGCTATCGGGAGCTTGACATCGCGCCGGAGACTGTTACCTCCTCCGAGGAGGATGTAAACAGGGTTATCGAGCAGACTCGCTACCGGCAAGCCCCCTGGGAGCCGGTGGAGCGCCCTGTTAAGTTTGGCGACCTGGTGATTATCGATATTATGGGTAGTGTGGAGGGGAAACCTCTACTGGATAGAAAAGACCTTGAATTTCAGGTGCAGGGGGGATTACCCTTCCCCGTCCCCGGGTTTGCCGAAAAATTGGAGGGAGTGGAGCGGGGGGAGGATATGGAGTTCAGTATTTCTCTTCCCTCTGATTACGGGGTGAGCGAGCTTTCCGGAAAGGAATGCTACTTTAAGGTACGGGTTAGCGAGATAAAGGAGAAGAAGCTCCCTGAGCTCAACGATGAATTTGCCAGGAGCATTGGGCAGGGCTTCGAGACCCTCGATGCGCTTACCGATAGCGTAACCGAAAATATCCGGCTTGTGGCTGAGCAGAGCGCCAGGAGGCGCCATGAGGAGAAGGTCATCGATGCGGTGGTGGAGGGTTCCCATGTGGAATTCCCGCCGATTTTTGTGGAGCAGGAGATTGACCGGTTTATAGCGGAGCAGGAAAGGGATCTGAGTCAAAATAGGATGAGCCTGGAGGACTACCTCAGGATTAGCAAGAAGAGCAGGGATGAGTTCAGGGAGGAATTGCGGCCCGTGGCCAGCGGTCAGGTGGCGCGATCTATCGTAATCTCCAAGGTAGCAGAGGCGGAGGATATAGCAGTAAGCGATGAGGAGATCGATGGAGAGGTGGCGGAGATGGTTATGGGCGCGGGGGAGCAGGGGGAGGCATTGAAGAAGCTTTTCCAGTCTGCGGAAGCCCGTCAGTCACTGGAGAGGATGCTGGTTAGCAGGAAGACGATTGAGCGGCTGGTGGAGATCGCCTCGGGTGGGGCGGAATCTATACCGGGGATTGCTGCAGCTACTTCGGGCGACGATAAGGCCACATCGGGAGAGCCCGAATTAATATCAGGCCAATCGGAAGTTATGTAA
- a CDS encoding PfkB family carbohydrate kinase, whose amino-acid sequence MVAIEIIGFGALNIDQIYSVTRILSDGEAPVTDFHLSPGGSAANTLYGLAKLGVGGGFVGVIGDDEAGRLILKDFGKVGINTGQIRVKQAKTGTTLCLTDKRGRRAIYVSPDANSLLESDDIELDYIRKAQILHLSSFAGERQLEIQKQLMERIPPSVKVSFAPGSMYAARGLADLSTIIKSTHILFLNRMEIEELTGEEFQKGAQSCLRLGCQIVAVTLGEGMTRKVSNAACYIATGDREYIIEAKRVKRVAGDTTGAGDAFAAGFLFGIMKGKNLEECGYLGHIVAQLSLARPGARAGLPSLRRLSQRYGKLQGKTL is encoded by the coding sequence ATGGTGGCTATTGAGATAATCGGCTTTGGAGCGTTGAATATAGACCAAATATATAGTGTGACGCGTATCCTGAGCGATGGCGAGGCTCCAGTGACCGACTTTCACCTGTCACCCGGGGGCTCGGCAGCAAACACCCTTTACGGCCTGGCCAAGCTCGGGGTTGGCGGTGGATTCGTTGGCGTAATAGGCGATGATGAAGCGGGTAGGTTAATCCTGAAAGACTTCGGTAAAGTCGGCATTAATACCGGGCAGATCAGGGTAAAACAGGCAAAAACAGGCACCACACTGTGTCTCACCGATAAGCGAGGTCGGCGAGCCATATATGTATCCCCTGACGCCAACAGCCTGCTGGAGAGCGATGATATAGAGCTTGACTACATTAGGAAAGCCCAGATACTTCACCTCTCGTCCTTCGCCGGGGAAAGGCAACTGGAGATTCAAAAGCAACTGATGGAACGGATACCCCCGTCGGTTAAAGTAAGCTTCGCACCGGGTTCGATGTATGCTGCCCGCGGGCTGGCTGATTTATCCACGATAATAAAGAGCACTCATATTCTTTTCCTCAATCGTATGGAGATAGAGGAGCTAACCGGCGAGGAGTTCCAGAAAGGAGCCCAAAGCTGCTTAAGGCTAGGTTGTCAGATCGTGGCCGTCACCCTGGGTGAGGGAATGACAAGGAAAGTGAGCAACGCCGCCTGTTATATAGCGACCGGCGACCGGGAATACATAATAGAAGCCAAAAGAGTAAAACGAGTAGCGGGAGACACCACCGGTGCCGGCGATGCCTTCGCCGCCGGCTTTCTCTTCGGTATTATGAAGGGGAAAAACCTGGAGGAATGTGGTTACTTGGGGCATATTGTCGCCCAACTCTCTCTCGCCCGCCCAGGGGCAAGGGCCGGTCTTCCTTCGTTGCGCAGGCTAAGTCAAAGATACGGAAAGCTGCAGGGAAAGACACTATGA
- a CDS encoding formyltransferase family protein: MAEELKGDYRIGWFSTGSDEAARHLLRAVWHSIEEGEIKADITFVFSNREPGETAESDLFFELVKSYRIPLICLSSKRLKKSNVERWRGEFEKEAIRKLEGSRPGPDLCVLAGYMLIVGEEMCQRYPMINLHPAAPGGPKGTWQEVIWQLIESKAEESGTMMHLVTPQLDEGPPVAYCTFSLQGQPFDRYWDELKGRSISEVKKQEGERNPLFQEIRRYGLAREFPLIIATIKAFSEGKVRIAGGNVVNSDGKPITGYNLSDEIDQAIKGTL; this comes from the coding sequence ATGGCTGAAGAGCTAAAGGGCGACTATCGCATCGGATGGTTTTCCACCGGGAGTGATGAGGCAGCGCGCCACCTTCTTCGAGCAGTCTGGCACAGCATAGAGGAAGGCGAGATAAAGGCAGACATTACCTTTGTCTTCAGCAATCGCGAGCCTGGAGAGACAGCGGAAAGTGACCTCTTTTTCGAACTAGTCAAGAGCTACCGAATACCGCTCATCTGCCTATCGTCTAAAAGGTTAAAGAAAAGTAATGTGGAGAGGTGGAGAGGGGAATTCGAAAAAGAGGCGATACGGAAGCTTGAGGGTTCTCGTCCTGGCCCTGACCTTTGCGTCCTCGCCGGGTACATGCTCATCGTCGGCGAGGAGATGTGCCAACGCTACCCCATGATAAATCTTCACCCCGCCGCCCCCGGCGGTCCCAAAGGGACCTGGCAGGAGGTCATCTGGCAGCTCATAGAAAGCAAGGCGGAAGAAAGCGGCACGATGATGCACCTGGTCACCCCCCAGCTTGATGAGGGCCCGCCAGTTGCCTACTGCACTTTTTCGCTCCAGGGCCAGCCATTCGATAGATACTGGGATGAGCTAAAAGGGCGTTCTATATCGGAGGTGAAAAAGCAGGAAGGCGAGAGAAATCCCCTCTTCCAGGAGATCCGAAGGTATGGCCTGGCGCGAGAGTTCCCGCTAATCATTGCCACTATAAAAGCCTTTAGCGAGGGCAAGGTGAGGATAGCTGGGGGAAATGTGGTTAACAGTGATGGAAAGCCTATTACTGGATATAACCTGAGTGACGAAATAGACCAAGCTATTAAAGGAACTTTATAG
- a CDS encoding 3-hydroxyacyl-CoA dehydrogenase family protein — MKLAEIKNVAVIGGGTMGSQIAELLSNVGGYPVVLWSRKDETVKRGLDAIEERLKKFFVDKEKMTPAQMEEILGRIRGTTDISEAARNADLVIESVAENLEIKREVFKKLDENAPTGAILASNTSQMNITEIASATARPDKVLGIHFFNPVGVMKMVEVVRGTLSSDETVELGCALVKKLGKEFVVCKDFSYGFIANRAYRALRWESLQMVWERVASPQDIDKALKLGFNLPMGPLELGDFSGAWGTYAVSEEDAIRELGSEKGQLHPLIRTMVRAGYTGGRHGKGIYAFWEDMMSKW; from the coding sequence TTGAAATTAGCGGAGATTAAAAACGTTGCGGTTATAGGCGGAGGGACGATGGGCTCTCAGATAGCGGAGCTTCTCTCAAATGTTGGAGGGTACCCTGTTGTGCTGTGGTCACGAAAGGACGAAACGGTGAAGAGAGGGCTTGACGCCATCGAAGAGAGGCTCAAGAAGTTCTTTGTGGACAAGGAGAAAATGACCCCGGCCCAGATGGAAGAGATATTGGGCAGGATTAGGGGAACAACCGACATCTCCGAGGCGGCAAGGAATGCGGACTTGGTGATAGAATCCGTGGCCGAGAATCTGGAAATTAAGCGGGAGGTCTTCAAGAAGCTGGATGAGAATGCCCCAACGGGCGCGATCCTTGCCTCGAACACCTCTCAGATGAACATAACGGAGATAGCCAGCGCCACCGCCAGGCCGGACAAGGTGCTGGGCATACATTTCTTCAACCCGGTGGGGGTGATGAAGATGGTGGAGGTGGTCAGGGGCACGCTTAGCTCCGATGAAACGGTGGAGCTGGGCTGCGCCCTGGTCAAGAAGCTGGGCAAGGAGTTCGTGGTGTGCAAGGACTTCAGCTATGGCTTCATCGCCAACAGGGCCTATCGGGCACTGAGGTGGGAGAGCCTGCAAATGGTCTGGGAGCGGGTCGCCTCTCCACAGGATATCGATAAGGCGCTAAAGCTGGGATTCAACCTGCCCATGGGACCCCTGGAGCTGGGGGATTTCAGCGGCGCGTGGGGCACCTACGCTGTTTCCGAGGAAGACGCCATACGGGAATTGGGCTCGGAGAAAGGTCAACTACACCCCCTTATTCGGACTATGGTGAGGGCGGGGTATACCGGCGGGCGGCATGGAAAAGGCATCTATGCTTTCTGGGAAGATATGATGTCGAAATGGTAA
- a CDS encoding ATP-dependent Clp protease proteolytic subunit: protein MELKGVIPFVTETSARGERTLDIYSLLLKERIVFLGTPITDQVANLIIAQLLYLERDDPEKDVSLYIHCPGGIINSGFAIYDTMQLIRCDVSTICVGLAASMGTLLLCSGAKGKRYTLPNATIHMHQPMGGAQGQAADIAIAAKEIIRMQEKLRIIIAKHTGQSYDRVAKDTDRDFYLSAEQAVEYGLVDEILAKEEPKESKG from the coding sequence ATGGAGTTAAAAGGGGTAATACCTTTTGTTACGGAGACCAGTGCTCGAGGGGAGCGCACTCTGGATATTTACTCGCTGCTCTTAAAGGAGCGGATAGTCTTTCTGGGCACGCCTATCACTGACCAAGTAGCGAACCTTATCATTGCCCAGCTTCTATACCTGGAGCGGGACGACCCGGAGAAGGATGTCAGCCTCTATATCCACTGCCCTGGCGGGATAATCAACTCTGGTTTTGCCATCTACGATACCATGCAGCTCATCCGCTGTGATGTATCCACCATTTGCGTTGGCCTGGCGGCAAGCATGGGGACCCTCTTACTGTGTTCCGGTGCTAAGGGAAAGCGCTACACACTACCCAACGCCACCATCCACATGCATCAGCCGATGGGTGGTGCCCAAGGGCAGGCTGCAGACATAGCTATTGCTGCCAAGGAGATTATAAGGATGCAGGAGAAGCTGCGCATCATTATCGCCAAGCATACCGGTCAGTCTTATGATAGGGTGGCCAAGGACACCGACCGCGATTTCTATTTGAGCGCAGAGCAGGCGGTGGAGTACGGGCTGGTGGACGAGATACTGGCCAAGGAAGAGCCCAAAGAGTCCAAGGGTTAA
- a CDS encoding peptide ABC transporter substrate-binding protein, with translation MNFKPRVSRFIHTVWGGRGRERSRRTAIALVAMAFLLMAFSCRFLPESDGFNLSGSSPSTLDPALCADAFSAGYIVEIFSGLVTLDSNLNVVEDIAESYEISTDGMTYTFNLREGVIFHDGGEVTASDFKYSIERAANPETGSPVVEAYLGDIVGVKEKLGGEVDEVSGVRVVDEETLEITIDAPRAYFLAKLTNPTAFVVDEENVASGDDWWRHPNGTGPFKLEEWQAGRHIVLERNEDFYGGEVKLDRATFHLRGNSMTMYENDEIQITQVGTTNIERVLDPTNPLNRELVVVPELSVSYIGFNNAVPPFDDEKVRQAFCHAVDKDKITQVLLKDAVSPAGGILPPGMPGYSEELKGLSYDVAKAQQLIAESSYHDDLPPIVLSVSGSCAGVSAVDSAIAWMWQENLGVEVAIEVMELETFLDDMREGRFQAFEIGWIADYPDPEDFLDLLFYSESQENHTGYSNHKVDELLEIARVESEIEARLVIYQDVEQIIVDDAPWLPLWFGQSYYLVKPEVKGFSPAPMVIPVLKGVWIED, from the coding sequence GTGAATTTTAAACCGAGGGTGAGCCGCTTTATTCACACGGTTTGGGGAGGCAGGGGGAGAGAGCGAAGCAGGAGAACTGCCATTGCCCTGGTGGCGATGGCCTTTTTATTAATGGCCTTCAGTTGCCGCTTTTTGCCTGAGAGCGATGGTTTTAACCTCTCTGGCTCCTCTCCATCTACTCTGGACCCTGCTCTTTGCGCCGATGCCTTCTCGGCAGGCTACATCGTGGAGATATTCAGCGGTCTGGTCACCCTCGATAGTAACCTTAATGTGGTAGAGGATATCGCTGAGAGCTACGAAATTAGCACCGATGGCATGACCTATACCTTTAACTTACGCGAAGGGGTGATATTCCATGACGGCGGGGAGGTTACGGCCAGCGATTTCAAGTATTCAATAGAACGTGCCGCTAACCCCGAGACCGGCTCTCCGGTGGTGGAGGCCTACCTCGGCGATATAGTGGGCGTTAAGGAGAAGTTGGGGGGCGAGGTAGACGAGGTCAGTGGGGTCCGCGTGGTGGATGAAGAAACCCTTGAAATCACCATTGATGCCCCAAGGGCATACTTTCTGGCCAAGCTGACCAACCCCACTGCCTTTGTGGTGGATGAGGAGAATGTGGCGTCTGGGGACGACTGGTGGCGGCACCCCAATGGGACCGGGCCCTTCAAGCTGGAGGAGTGGCAGGCAGGACGGCACATCGTCCTGGAGCGGAACGAGGATTTTTATGGTGGTGAGGTCAAGCTGGATAGGGCAACCTTCCACCTGCGCGGCAACTCGATGACGATGTACGAGAATGATGAGATCCAGATAACTCAGGTGGGTACAACTAACATCGAGAGGGTGCTCGATCCCACCAACCCGCTGAACCGGGAGCTGGTTGTCGTCCCCGAGCTTTCCGTTTCCTATATTGGCTTCAACAATGCAGTGCCCCCCTTCGATGATGAGAAGGTGCGTCAGGCATTCTGCCATGCTGTGGACAAGGACAAGATTACCCAGGTACTGCTAAAGGATGCCGTATCGCCTGCTGGCGGCATCCTCCCTCCGGGCATGCCGGGCTACAGTGAGGAACTGAAGGGCTTAAGCTATGATGTGGCGAAGGCACAGCAGCTTATCGCTGAGTCGAGCTACCATGACGACCTGCCGCCCATTGTTCTCTCCGTGTCAGGCAGTTGTGCCGGGGTGTCCGCTGTGGATTCTGCCATTGCCTGGATGTGGCAGGAGAACCTGGGGGTTGAGGTGGCGATCGAGGTGATGGAGTTGGAGACCTTTCTCGATGATATGAGGGAAGGGAGGTTTCAGGCGTTTGAGATTGGCTGGATCGCAGACTACCCCGACCCCGAAGATTTTCTGGACCTCCTGTTTTACAGCGAAAGCCAGGAGAACCATACCGGCTATAGCAATCACAAGGTGGACGAGTTGCTTGAGATAGCGCGCGTGGAAAGCGAGATCGAAGCCAGGCTGGTAATATATCAGGATGTAGAGCAGATCATCGTTGATGATGCCCCCTGGCTTCCTCTCTGGTTCGGGCAAAGCTACTACCTGGTGAAGCCCGAGGTAAAAGGCTTCTCCCCGGCACCTATGGTCATCCCCGTGCTCAAGGGTGTGTGGATAGAGGATTGA
- the aspS gene encoding aspartate--tRNA ligase — MFRTHSCGELTVEHIGERVTLAGWVHRRRDHGGLVFIDLRDGAGLVQVVFNPEVSGAGHGVATGLRNEYVIQVTGDVAKRPPGTENPNITTGEVEVLVQQVQILNPSKTPPFYINEDIEVEENLRLRYRYLDLRRPRVKQNILLRHRVIKFMRDFLDERGFIEIETPILIKSTPEGARDYLVPSRVHPGRFYALPQSPQQLKQLLMVAGFEKYFQVARCFRDEDLRADRQPEFTQLDLEMSFIDEEDILVLMEELFISLVENITPDMRVLKPFPRLSYRDTMERYGTDKPDLRYGLEIRGISDIVAGSEFTVFRSALDAGGVVRGICAPGCAHYSRRQLDELAEFVRTYGAKGLITLPIGEQEAKSVLGKHLTADQIGEMARCFEAKEGDLLLLVAGETQMVEGSLGALRGEMARRLGLLDANLLVFCYILDYPLLEKGEGSRWEPMHHPFTAPRDEDIPLIDSAPERVHAKHYDLVCNGCELSSGSIRIHNRELQEKVFNLLGYGKEEVKKRFGYLLEAFEYGAPPHGGIAPGIDRVVMLLAGAESIRDVIPFPKNKSAVDVMFDAPSEISEEQLRELHLRLRLD, encoded by the coding sequence ATGTTTAGGACTCATAGTTGTGGCGAGCTGACCGTAGAGCATATCGGCGAGCGGGTAACCCTTGCAGGATGGGTGCATCGGCGGCGGGATCACGGCGGGCTGGTGTTTATTGACCTGAGAGACGGTGCTGGCCTGGTACAGGTGGTATTCAATCCTGAGGTATCGGGGGCGGGACACGGGGTTGCTACCGGGTTGCGCAATGAGTATGTGATTCAGGTCACCGGCGATGTGGCGAAGCGCCCGCCGGGAACGGAGAATCCGAATATCACCACCGGGGAGGTGGAGGTCCTTGTACAGCAGGTGCAGATCCTCAATCCGTCAAAGACACCGCCATTTTACATTAATGAGGATATAGAGGTGGAAGAGAATCTCCGCCTCCGCTACCGCTATCTCGACCTGCGCCGCCCGAGGGTGAAGCAGAACATTCTGTTGCGGCATCGGGTTATCAAGTTCATGCGCGATTTCCTGGACGAGCGGGGCTTTATCGAGATCGAGACCCCGATACTGATCAAGAGCACCCCTGAAGGGGCACGGGACTATCTGGTGCCCAGCCGGGTTCACCCAGGCAGGTTCTATGCCCTGCCCCAGTCCCCACAGCAGCTGAAGCAACTGCTCATGGTGGCCGGCTTCGAGAAATATTTCCAGGTTGCCCGCTGCTTCCGCGATGAAGACCTGCGTGCCGACCGCCAGCCGGAGTTCACCCAGCTCGACCTGGAGATGAGCTTTATCGATGAGGAGGACATCCTGGTTCTCATGGAGGAGCTTTTTATCTCACTGGTAGAGAATATTACCCCCGACATGCGGGTTTTAAAGCCCTTTCCACGCCTTAGCTACCGCGATACCATGGAGCGCTATGGGACGGATAAGCCTGATCTGCGCTACGGTCTGGAGATCAGGGGTATCTCGGACATCGTTGCCGGCTCCGAGTTCACCGTGTTTCGCTCCGCCCTGGATGCAGGGGGAGTGGTGAGGGGGATATGTGCCCCCGGTTGCGCCCATTACTCCCGCCGCCAACTGGATGAGCTGGCGGAGTTTGTCCGCACCTATGGGGCAAAGGGGCTTATTACCCTCCCCATCGGGGAGCAAGAGGCGAAATCGGTTCTGGGCAAGCACCTTACCGCCGACCAGATAGGGGAGATGGCGAGGTGTTTCGAGGCGAAGGAGGGGGATCTCCTACTACTGGTTGCAGGGGAGACCCAAATGGTTGAGGGGTCGCTGGGGGCACTTCGTGGCGAGATGGCACGTCGCCTGGGGCTTTTGGATGCCAACCTCCTTGTCTTCTGCTATATACTGGATTATCCCCTTCTAGAGAAGGGGGAGGGTAGCAGGTGGGAGCCGATGCATCACCCGTTCACTGCACCCAGGGACGAGGATATTCCCCTTATCGACAGTGCACCGGAGAGGGTGCACGCCAAACACTATGACCTGGTATGCAATGGGTGCGAGCTTTCCAGTGGCAGCATCAGGATACATAACCGCGAGCTTCAGGAGAAGGTTTTCAATCTGTTGGGTTATGGCAAAGAGGAGGTCAAAAAGCGGTTCGGATACCTCCTTGAGGCCTTTGAGTACGGTGCCCCGCCCCATGGTGGCATAGCACCGGGCATTGATCGGGTGGTGATGCTACTCGCTGGTGCAGAGAGCATCAGGGACGTTATCCCTTTCCCCAAGAACAAGAGCGCCGTGGACGTTATGTTCGATGCCCCCTCCGAGATATCGGAGGAGCAACTCAGGGAGCTTCATCTCAGATTAAGGCTCGATTGA